One segment of Sylvia atricapilla isolate bSylAtr1 chromosome 8, bSylAtr1.pri, whole genome shotgun sequence DNA contains the following:
- the NANOS1 gene encoding nanos homolog 1, with product MEAFPGTKLEQHRHLPPVECLPGARYGGRSHSACGNVFNSWNDYLGLATLITKAVRPGKGFGAEPPSVVVAAAVPPAEEEEEEEEEEEEAAGPYFEGALDLHDLDLCGHHHHHHHHHGEGLLEERFADFSPFPGRGGPAAVVFDCSGEHPGREGSAWGGVVVAGRLPAHPRAASRLLKPELQVCVFCRNNKEAVALYTTHILKGPDGRVLCPVLRRYTCPLCGASGDNAHTIKYCPLSKVPAARQLRHARTALGRKGR from the coding sequence ATGGAGGCATTCCCGGGCaccaagctggagcagcaccGGCACCTCCCGCCCGTGGAGTGCCTGCCGGGCGCCCGCTACGGCGGCCGGAGCCACAGCGCCTGCGGGAACGTCTTCAACTCCTGGAACGACTACCTGGGGTTGGCCACGCTCATCACCAAGGCCGTGCGGCCGGGCAAGGGCTTCGGCGCCGAGCCCCCCTCGGTGGTGGTAGCCGCCGCCGTGCCGCCggccgaggaggaggaggaagaggaggaggaggaggaagaggcgGCGGGGCCGTACTTCGAGGGCGCGCTGGACTTGCACGACCTGGACCTGTGCGGgcatcaccatcatcatcaccaccaccacggcgaggggctgctggaggagcgCTTCGCCGACTTCAGCCCCTTTCCCGggcgcggcggccccgccgccgtgGTGTTCGACTGCTCGGGGGAGCACCCGGGCCGGGAGGGCTCTGCCTGGGGCGGCGTGGTGGTGGCGGGGCGGCTGCCGGCGCACCCGCGGGCCGCCTCCCGCCTGCTCAAGCCCGAGCTGCAGGTCTGCGTCTTCTGCCGGAACAACAAGGAGGCGGTGGCCCTCTACACCACGCACATCCTCAAAGGACCCGACGGCCGCGTCCTGTGCCCGGTGTTGCGGCGCTACACCTGCCCCCTCTGCGGCGCCAGCGGCGACAATGCCCACACCATCAAGTACTGCCCCCTGTCCAAAGTGCCGGCGGCCCGGCAGCTCCGGCACGCCCGGACCGCCCTGGGCAGGAAGGGCCGCTAG